Within the Gammaproteobacteria bacterium genome, the region GCGGCGCTACGGTGTACGTGCTGTCGGAGCGGGGCGCGAGCGACGAGGTCGCGCGGCGGTTGGCCGAGCGGGAGAACGCGGCGGACCTCGTGGGCGGTGTGTCTCTCGCCGACAAGGATCCGGTGCTGCGGCAGGTCCTGCTCGATCTGTCGCAGAACGCCGCGATCAGCGCGAGCACCGCCGCGGGCGAGCGGCTCATCGACCGCCTCGGTACCGTCACCGACATGCGTAAGCGCCAGGTGCAGCGCGCGCGCTTCGTCGTCCTCAAATCCCCGGACATTCCGTCGGTGCTCGTCGAGACCGCCTACATCTCGAATCCGAAGCAGGAGGCCGCGCTCGACAACGAGAATTATCAGAGTTTGCTCGCGCGCGCGCTCTACGCCGGCATCCTCGACTACTTCCAGACGCACGCGCCGCCGAACAGCTATCTCGCGCTGAACCCGACCGAGCGCGTCGTGCTGCCGGTGCAGCACGTCATCACCCGCGGCGACACGTTGTCGGGCATCGCCGAGCGCTACAACGTGAGCCTTCCCGCGCTGAAGCGCTCGAATAGCCTGAAATCCGACGTCATTCGCGTCGGCCAGGTGCTCACGATCCCGCAGGGCTGACCGTTCATGTCCGGCGGCCGCGGGCCTACAATGCCCGCGTGGCCATCCGGGTTCTGCCTCCCCAGCTGATCGATCAGATTGCCGCCGGCGAGGTCGTCGAGCGGCCGGCGTCCGTCGTCAAGGAGCTCGTCGAGAACGCGCTCGATGCCGGCGCGCGCCGCATCGAGATCGAGGTCGAGGCGGGCGGCAGCCGGGCGATCCGGATCACTGACGACGGCTGCGGCATCGCGCCGGAGGAGCTGCCCCTCGCGCTGTCGAGGCACGCGACGAGCAAGATCGCGAGCCTCGACGATCTCGAGGCGCTGCGATCGATGGGGTTCCGCGGCGAAGCGCTGCCGAGCATCGCGTCGGTGTCGCGCCTCGTGCTCACGTCCCGGTGCCCCGGTCACGAGAGCGCGTTCCGGATCGCGGCGGAAGGCGGCGAGATCGGCGCCGCGCGTCCCGCCCCGCACTCGCGCGGCACCACGGTCGAGGTCCGCGACCTCTTCTACAACACGCCCGCGCGGCGCAAGTTCTTGCGCGCGGAGCGTACCGAAGCCGCTCACATCGATGCCGTCGTGAAGAGCCTCGCGCTCGCGCGCTTCGACGTGGAGTTTCGCCTCAAGCACGAGCGCAAGACGTCGCTGCATCTGCCGCCCGCCGTCGACCGCGCCGGAGAGGAGGCGCGGATCGCGCAGCTCTGCGGCGCGGCGTTCCTCGAGCACGCGCGGTACGTCGAGCGCGAGATCGAAGGGCTCGCGTTCCGCGGATGGCTCGCCGCGCCGGAGTTTTCCCGCAGCCAACCCGACATGCAGTACACGTACGTGAACGGCCGCTATGTTCGGGACAAGCTCCTGCGTCATGCCGCGCGGCTCGGCTATCAGGACGTCCTCTATCAGTCGCGCCAGCCGGCCTTCGTCGCGTTCCTGACCCTCGATCCGCGCCGCGTCGACGTGAACGCTCATCCGGCGAAGCTCGAGATCCGCTTTCGTGACTCGCGCCTGGTCCACGACTTCGTCTTCAGGACGATCGAGGCCGCGCTCGCGCGCCGGCTCGACGGCGACGAAGCCGACCTCGCCTCGATGCCGGCCGCGCCCGTACCGTACTCGCCGCCGGCCGCCTACGGCTCCGGGCGCGGCCGGCAGAACGGACTCGACTTCGCGCACCACGACGCGCACGCCGTCCGCGACCGGGTCGCGCTCTACGAGCGGCTCCACTCGCGCTCGGCGCCCGCGGTCGCGGAATCCGCGGCCGCGGAGTCCGCGGGCCCGGACACCCCGCCGCTCGGCTATGCGCTCGCGCAGCTCTCCGGCATCTACGTGCTCGCCGAGAGCCGCGACGGGCTGATCATCGTCGACATGCACGCCGCGCACGAGCGGATCACGTACGAGCGTCTCAAGCAGTCGTTCGCAGAAGCGCGGTTGCAGTCGCAGCCGCTGCTCGTGCCGGTCGACGTGAAGCTCGCATCGCGCGAGGCGGACATCGCCGAGGCGCACGAGGGGGAGCTCGCGCGCCTCGGCTTCGAGATCACGCGGCGCGGCCCGGAAGACGTGCAGGTCCGAGCGGTCCCGCTGCTTCTCGAGAACGCCGACGTCCCAGCGCTGCTGCGCGACGTGCTGAGCGACCTCGCCGAGCACGGCGGCTCGGACCGAGTGGAATCGCGCGTCGACGAGCTGCTTGCGACGATGGCTTGCCACGCGTCGGTCCGGGCGAACCGGAAGCTCGATCTCGAGGAGATGAACGCGCTGCTCAGGCAGATGGAGCGCACCGAGCGAAGCGACCACTGCAATCACGGCCGTCCGACCTGGACGCGGATCACCTTGTCGGAGCTCGACCGGCTGTTCCTGCGGGGCAGGTAGCGACGGTGCCGGGAAAGACCGTCCCCCTTCGCGCGGTCTGCCTCACCGGGCCGACCGCCTGCGGCAAGACCGACCTGGCGCTCGAGCTCGCCGGCGCGCTGCCGCTCGAGATCGTCAGCGTCGACTCGGCGATGGTGTACCGGGGCATGGACATCGGCACCGCGAAGCCGAGCGCACAGGTTCGCGCCGCGGTGCCCCACCACCTGATCGACATCGTCGATCCGGCGGAAGCCTACTCAGCCGGCCGATTTCTCCGGGACGCGGTTGCGACGATCGAGGACATCGCGGCCCGCGGCAGGCTGCCGCTTCTCGTCGGGGGAACGCTGCTCTATCTCCGGGCGCTACGGCGTGGGCTCGCGCCGTTGCCCCCGGCGGATCCCGAGATCCGGGCGGCGCTGAACGAGGAGGCCGCGCGGGACGGCTGGCCGGCGCTTCACGCCCGGCTCGCGCGCGCCGACCCGGAGGCCGCGGCGCGGATCGCCCCGTCGGACCGTCAGAGGATCCAGCGGGCGCTCGAGGTCTATACGTTGACCGGGCGGCCGCTGAGCGACCTCCAACGCCGCGCGCGCGCAGCGCCGCCGCGCGCCGAGCTCACGACGATCGCGCTGCTGCCGGGCGACCGCCGTCTGCTGGCGGAGAAGATTGAACGACGGTTCGACGCGATGGTCGAAGCAGGTTTGGTGGGAGAAGTCGAGACCTTGCGGGCACGGGGCGACCTCAATGCCGACATGCCTTCCATGCGCGCCGTGGGCTACCGCCAGATGTGGAGCTACCTCGCGAATCGGTATGATTGGGGGGTAGCGCGGGCGAAGGCGATTGCCGCGACCCGGCAGCTGGCGAAACGTCAGATGACCTGGCTGCGGTCGGAGGCGGGCATCTGTACGTACGACGCCTTTTCGCCGGGATTGCCTGAAAAATTGCTCGAGCGCGTGCGCTCGGAGCTCGAACGGTGGGCCTGACGGGAACCCGGCTGTGTTAAGATTCGGGATCCGTGGGACTAGCTTTTTTCTTCCGCAAGTGGGACCAAGCGGAACGGGATCTCGGAAAGCGCGTTTACGTGCGGGTCAAACTCGGACCTGATCTCGACAACCCTAACAATAAAGGAAACGTCCATGCCGAAAGGTCAGTCTTTGCAAGATCCGTTTCTAAACGCGTTACGCAAGGAGAAAGTTCCAGTCTCCATCTATCTAGTGAACGGCATCAAGCTTCAGGGCCAGATCGACTCGTTCGACCAGTTCGTCGTGCTGCTCCGCAACTCCGTGAGCCAAATGGTGTACAAGCACGCGATCTCCACGGTCGTTCCGGCGCGCAACATTCGGTTGCCCGCCGCGGACAACGATGACTCGGACGATTAACCGCCGAAAATCCCGGCAGGGAGCGCCGATTGCTTGAACGTCCTCCCGCGGGCGAACGATCCCTGCTAGTGCACATCGGCTGCGGCCGACGCTGCCACGCCGACGAAACCCAAGAGTTCGAAGCGCTCGCCGACTCGGCGGGTGCCACGGTCGTGGGCGCCTTGCACACGCAACGGGCTCGTCCGGACCCGCGTTATTTCCTCGGATCGGGAAAAGTCGAGGAGCTCGCCCGGCTCGTCGCCGACGCCGACGCCGAGCTCGTGCTCGTGAACCGTCCGCTCTCGGCGAGCCAGGAGCGCAACCTCGAGCAGGCGCTGAAGACACGCGTGCTCGACCGCAACGGCCTCATTCTCGATATCTTCGCCCAGCGCGCTGCGAGCTTCGAAGGCAAGCTCCAGGTCGAGCTCGCGCAGCTCGAGCACCTGTCCACGCGGCTGATCCGCGGGTGGACGCACCTCGAGCGCCAGAAGGGCGGCATCGGGCTGCGGGGCCCGGGCGAGACGCAGCTCGAGACCGACCGGCGGCTGATCGGCAAGCGTATCCGCTACCTGAAGGAACGGCTCGAACGCGTCGAGCGCCGCCGCGAGACCGGACGCAAGGAACGCTTCCGTTCCCGCATTCCGACCGTCGCGCTCGTGGGGTACACGAACGCCGGCAAGACCACGCTGTTCAACGCGTTGAGCGGAGCGACGCTCGAAGCCAAGGACCAGCTCTTCGCCACGCTCGACACCACGGTGCGCCGCTTGCCGCTCGGCGGCGGCGACGAGGTGCTCCTCGCCGACACCGTGGGGTTCGTCCGCGATCTGCCGCACGAGCTGGTCGCCGCGTTTCGCGCGACGCTGACCGAGGCGCGCGACGCGGCGCTGCTGTTGCATGTGATCGACGCGAGCGATCCGCATCACCTCGACCGCATCCGCCAGGTGGAAGCGGTGCTCGAGGAAATCGGCGCAGGGGAGGTGCCGCGGCTCCAGGTGTACAATAAGGTCGACCTCGCGGCCGAGGACCGTTACCCGCCGCTTCGCGATCGAGCGGACTCGAAACTCTCCGTCTCCGCGCTGACCGGAGAGGGCATTCCTGCGCTGCGCGAGGCCATCCGGCGGCGGTCCATCGGTGAACGGGTCGCAGGCAGAGTGAGGCTCGGGCCCGAGCAAAGCCGCGTGCGGGCGCAGCTCTTCGATTGGCAAGCGGTTCGTCGAGAGGAGGCGGATCCGGCCGGCGGATGGACGCTGGACGTGGAGCTCACGGCCGGGCGCTGGCGCGAGCTGTGCCGGCGAGAGGGTTTGGCCAGGAGCCGACTTGAGTCGGAAAGTGTGACCTGATGGGATGGGACGACGGCGACAAAGGCAACCCGTGGCGCCCGAGCGGCAATAAGAATCCGGCCGATCTCGACGCAATCGTCAAGGAGTTCCAGCGCAAGCTCGCGGCGCTGCTCGGCGGCCGCGGCGCCGGGCGCGCGGGCGGCGGCCGGGGTGCGGGCTCCGGCCTCGTCGCCACGATCGTCGTCCTGCTCCTCGTCGGCTGGGGCCTCAGCGGGTTCTACAAGGTCGACGCGGCCGAGAAGGGCATCGTGCTGCGCTTCGGCGCCTACCAGGGCACGACGATGCCCGGCTTGCGCTGGCACTGGCCGTGGCCGATCGAGACCGTCGAGAAGATCAACACGGAGAGCACCGAGACCCTGGTCTACCAGGGCAGCATGCTCACGCAGGACGAGAACATCGTCGTCGTCGATCTGATCGTGCAATACCGGCGCACGGATCCGGTGAAGTATCTGTTCAACGTCCGGTCGCCGGAAGACACGCTGCGCGACGTCACGTCCAGCGCGATTCGAGAGATCGTCGGCAAGAACGAGCTCGACTTCATTCTCACCGAGGGCAGGGCCGAGATCGCCGCCCGGACCCAGCAGCTGCTGCAGAGCACGCTCGACGCGTACGGCACGGGAATCACCGTGTTCCAGGTCAACCTCCAGGAAGCGAACTTCCCGCGCGAGGTCGAGACCGCCGTTCAGGATGCCGTCAAGGCGCGCGAGGACCGGGAGCGCGCGATCCTCGCCGCGCAGGAGTACAGCAACAAGATCATCCCGATCGCCCGCGGCGACGCCGCCCGCGAGCTGGAGGAGGCCGAGGCCTACAAGCAGCGGGTGATCGCGAATGCGGAAGGCGAGGCGGATCGCTTTCTCGCGATACTCGCCGAGTACTCCCAGGCCCCGGAGGTGACGCGCCAGCGGCTCTATCTCGAGACGCTCGAGGAAATTCTCGCCGCGTCCACGAAGGTGCTCGTGAACACGGACGGCGGAAACAATCTTCTCTATCTGCCTCTCGATAAGCTCGTCGAGCAGCAGCGCCGGAGCTCGTCACCGAACGAGCCGGCCACGTTGCCCGCGCCGATGACGAGCAATCCGAGCCCGCGGCCGGGCGCGCGCGAGCGTGCCACGCGATGACGGGAGTCGTGAGATGAGCTCGAAGGTGAACGTGTTTCTGATTCTTCTCGTCGTCGTTGCGGTGCTGGTGCGAATGTCCGTGTTCACCGTGGACGAGCGCGACCACGTGCTGAAGCTTCAGTTCGGCGAGATCATCGAGTCGAGCTACGAGCCGGGCCTGCACTTCAAGTGGCCGCTCGTTCAGAGAGTCGTGCGCATCCCGAAACGGGTGCTGAATTACGAGAACTCCGAGGAGAGATTTCTCACCGGCGAGAAAAAGAATCTGATCGTCGATTACTTCGTCACCTGGCGCGTGGTCGATCCGGCCCAGTACTACCGCTCCGTCAGGGCCGACGAGGAGGCCGCGTGGATGCGGCTCTCGGCGATCGTCAAGGAAGGAATCAAGGCCGCAATCAGCCGACGCACCGTGCGGGAAGTGGTCTCGGCCGAGCGCTCGGAGCTGATGGACGGCATGCTCCTGCAGGCGCGCGAGCGCTCGCCCGAGCTCGGCATCGAGCTCGTGGACGTGCGTGTGAAGCGGATCGAGCTTTCCGACGAGGTCAGCGAGTCCGTTTACGAGCGCATGCGCCAGGAACGCCGGCGCGTGGCCGCGCAGCTGCGCGCCGAAGGCGATGAGGAAGCGGAGAGGATCGAGGCCGACGCCGATCGCCAGCGGACCGTGATTCTCGCCGAGGCGTATCGCGACGCCGAGCGGATTCGCGGCGAGGGCGACGCGCGGGCGGCCGAAATTTACGCGCAAGCGTACAGCCGAAACCCCGAGTTTTACGCGTTCTACCGGAGCATGCGCGCCTACCGCGAGGCGATCGGCGGCGCCAACGACATTCTGGTGCTCGAGCCCGACAGCGAGTTCTTCCGGTTCCTGCAGAACGACCTCGGCGTCACCGTCACCGCCGAGTAGGCGGCGATCCCGCAACTCAGGAGATTCACGCTGTGGCCTGGGCAGACCTCTTCGCTGGGCTGGCCTTCTACTTGATCCTGGAAGGGCTTTTCCCGTTCGCGATGCCGCAGGTCTGGCGCCGCGGACTCGCCTCGCTCGGGCAGCTCGGCGACAACCAGCTGCGCGCCTTCGGGCTCGTCGTCATCATCAGCGGTCTCGTGCTGCTCTT harbors:
- the miaA gene encoding tRNA (adenosine(37)-N6)-dimethylallyltransferase MiaA, yielding MPGKTVPLRAVCLTGPTACGKTDLALELAGALPLEIVSVDSAMVYRGMDIGTAKPSAQVRAAVPHHLIDIVDPAEAYSAGRFLRDAVATIEDIAARGRLPLLVGGTLLYLRALRRGLAPLPPADPEIRAALNEEAARDGWPALHARLARADPEAAARIAPSDRQRIQRALEVYTLTGRPLSDLQRRARAAPPRAELTTIALLPGDRRLLAEKIERRFDAMVEAGLVGEVETLRARGDLNADMPSMRAVGYRQMWSYLANRYDWGVARAKAIAATRQLAKRQMTWLRSEAGICTYDAFSPGLPEKLLERVRSELERWA
- the hflX gene encoding ribosome rescue GTPase HflX, translating into MLERPPAGERSLLVHIGCGRRCHADETQEFEALADSAGATVVGALHTQRARPDPRYFLGSGKVEELARLVADADAELVLVNRPLSASQERNLEQALKTRVLDRNGLILDIFAQRAASFEGKLQVELAQLEHLSTRLIRGWTHLERQKGGIGLRGPGETQLETDRRLIGKRIRYLKERLERVERRRETGRKERFRSRIPTVALVGYTNAGKTTLFNALSGATLEAKDQLFATLDTTVRRLPLGGGDEVLLADTVGFVRDLPHELVAAFRATLTEARDAALLLHVIDASDPHHLDRIRQVEAVLEEIGAGEVPRLQVYNKVDLAAEDRYPPLRDRADSKLSVSALTGEGIPALREAIRRRSIGERVAGRVRLGPEQSRVRAQLFDWQAVRREEADPAGGWTLDVELTAGRWRELCRREGLARSRLESESVT
- the mutL gene encoding DNA mismatch repair endonuclease MutL produces the protein MAIRVLPPQLIDQIAAGEVVERPASVVKELVENALDAGARRIEIEVEAGGSRAIRITDDGCGIAPEELPLALSRHATSKIASLDDLEALRSMGFRGEALPSIASVSRLVLTSRCPGHESAFRIAAEGGEIGAARPAPHSRGTTVEVRDLFYNTPARRKFLRAERTEAAHIDAVVKSLALARFDVEFRLKHERKTSLHLPPAVDRAGEEARIAQLCGAAFLEHARYVEREIEGLAFRGWLAAPEFSRSQPDMQYTYVNGRYVRDKLLRHAARLGYQDVLYQSRQPAFVAFLTLDPRRVDVNAHPAKLEIRFRDSRLVHDFVFRTIEAALARRLDGDEADLASMPAAPVPYSPPAAYGSGRGRQNGLDFAHHDAHAVRDRVALYERLHSRSAPAVAESAAAESAGPDTPPLGYALAQLSGIYVLAESRDGLIIVDMHAAHERITYERLKQSFAEARLQSQPLLVPVDVKLASREADIAEAHEGELARLGFEITRRGPEDVQVRAVPLLLENADVPALLRDVLSDLAEHGGSDRVESRVDELLATMACHASVRANRKLDLEEMNALLRQMERTERSDHCNHGRPTWTRITLSELDRLFLRGR
- a CDS encoding DUF2065 domain-containing protein; this translates as MAWADLFAGLAFYLILEGLFPFAMPQVWRRGLASLGQLGDNQLRAFGLVVIISGLVLLFIVRG
- the hflC gene encoding protease modulator HflC produces the protein MSSKVNVFLILLVVVAVLVRMSVFTVDERDHVLKLQFGEIIESSYEPGLHFKWPLVQRVVRIPKRVLNYENSEERFLTGEKKNLIVDYFVTWRVVDPAQYYRSVRADEEAAWMRLSAIVKEGIKAAISRRTVREVVSAERSELMDGMLLQARERSPELGIELVDVRVKRIELSDEVSESVYERMRQERRRVAAQLRAEGDEEAERIEADADRQRTVILAEAYRDAERIRGEGDARAAEIYAQAYSRNPEFYAFYRSMRAYREAIGGANDILVLEPDSEFFRFLQNDLGVTVTAE
- the hflK gene encoding FtsH protease activity modulator HflK, which codes for MGWDDGDKGNPWRPSGNKNPADLDAIVKEFQRKLAALLGGRGAGRAGGGRGAGSGLVATIVVLLLVGWGLSGFYKVDAAEKGIVLRFGAYQGTTMPGLRWHWPWPIETVEKINTESTETLVYQGSMLTQDENIVVVDLIVQYRRTDPVKYLFNVRSPEDTLRDVTSSAIREIVGKNELDFILTEGRAEIAARTQQLLQSTLDAYGTGITVFQVNLQEANFPREVETAVQDAVKAREDRERAILAAQEYSNKIIPIARGDAARELEEAEAYKQRVIANAEGEADRFLAILAEYSQAPEVTRQRLYLETLEEILAASTKVLVNTDGGNNLLYLPLDKLVEQQRRSSSPNEPATLPAPMTSNPSPRPGARERATR
- the hfq gene encoding RNA chaperone Hfq; this encodes MPKGQSLQDPFLNALRKEKVPVSIYLVNGIKLQGQIDSFDQFVVLLRNSVSQMVYKHAISTVVPARNIRLPAADNDDSDD